ACCTCTCGCGCAGAAAATCTCGACCAAAAAAGGCCGCTCGCTCACTCCGTTCGCTCGCGGTCGGTGATCTGATAAGGGCCTGCCCTCCCCCGAGTCGCGGACTCCTCGCGATGCTCGGAGCCCGCTCCCGGCCGGTTAGCGTTCGGTCAATCCCCTCGAGAAACCGATTACCAGACGATTACAGAATCGATCTAGTCTAATCTAACATACCAATTCTCGTGATTACACCCCTACGTCGTTAGGGAATTTCGATTTTCCTGTCCGTCAAATAACGGGATATGATGGCACAAGACCACACACGACGACGCGCACTCGCAGTGATCGGGACCGCGGGCGGTATCGCACTCGCCGGCTGTACGGGTGGCGGTAACGGCGGCGACGGCAACGAGACGAACAACCAGTCGGGCGACGGAATGGGTGATGGAGAGATGGACGACGGTGGGATGGACGACGACGAAACCGAGGACGAGACGGACGAGTCGATGGCGAACGTCCGCGTCGCTCACCTCTCCCCGGACGCGCCGAACGTCGACGTCTACGTCGGCGGCGATCCCGTCCTCGAGGACGTGCCCTACCGCGCGGTCAGCGACTACCTCGAGCTCGCGCCCGACACGTACGAGGTGATGATCACGGCGGCGGGCGACGCCGATACCGTCGTCTACGACGACGAACTCGAGATCGCGGCGGGCGAGTTCACCATCGCCGCGCTAGGCGAACTGGCCGACGAGAACCAGCCCTTCGCGCCGTCGGTCTTCGAGGACGACGTCAGCGATCCCGGCGACAACGCGCGAGTGCGGCTGGTCCACGCGTCGCCGGACGCCCCAGCGGTCGACGTGACGGTCGGCGACGGCGAGACGGTGCTGTTCGAGGGCGCCGAGTTCGGCGACGCGGCGACGACCGAGGTCCCGGGCGGCGAGTACACCCTCGAGGTCCGGCCCGCAACTGAGAACAACGACGGCGACGTCGTCGGCACGTTCGACGTCGCACCCGAGGGCGGAAGCGTCTACACGGCCTTTGCCGTCGGCTACCTCGAGCCCTCTTCGGCTCCGGCCGACGAGGCTTTCGACCTCGAGGTCGTGACGGACGCCTGATCGGGCGGTCGATCACGATCGCTCGACGGCAGCCCCGAGCCGCTCGATTCGTTTTTCCGTATCGGGATGCGTCCCGAACAGCTTCCGAGCGACGATCCGCCGAGTCCGATCGAAGAAGCGGTGCTCCTCCCACGGCGGCGGGACGATCGAAAACGCCGCCGCGGAGCGGTGGTCGCGCAGATCGGTCGCGGGCCGCCGCTCGAGGTCGCGATCGAGCGTCTCGAGGGCGCTCGCGAGGGCGGCGGGGTCGCCCGTGATCGCGACGGCACCGTCGTCGGCGACGTACTCCCGATAGCTCGAGACGAGCGCGACGCACCAGCGACTCACCGCGTACGCGACGGCCGCGGGAACGGCGAGAACCGGGTTCGCGACGTGACGATCGACCGTTGCACTCGCGCTGGCCGCGGGGACGGCGAGGAACGTCATCACGGCCGCGTCCCGGTTCGCGATGTGTGCGACTTCATGTGCCAGCACCGCCTCGAGTTCCGGATCGTCGAGCGTCTCGATCAGCCCGCGGGAGACGACGATCGTCGACGTCGCGGGCCGATAGCCGGCGGTGACGGCCCGCGGGGTGGCGCTCGAGGCGAGCCGAATCGCGGGCGAGGGAACGTCGGCTTGTGCCGCGAGGCGACCGACCGTCGCTCGCAGCGTCGTCAGTTCTCGCTCGTCCGTCGCGGCCCGCGACTCCACGCGCTCGGTTTGCTCGAGGTGGCGGAGTACTGCGGGCTCACCGGTGAACTCGGATCGAACTGTGCTCCCGACGTGTAACCCGACGATGCAGACGCTGCCGACCGCCGCTAGACCTGGCAGATGGTACTCGATCGGAAGGACTGTCGCGGCCGTGTAGAGCGATCCGAGGACGATAATCGCTGCGAGTGCGACGCCGAGATAGCCGTACACCGGCCTGGCCGTCAGATTTCCGACCGACTCGAGCACCCGGCGCATTTCGGTCGTGATCCCGACGGAATCGTCGCTTGCCGCGGTGTCTATGGCATCATCGGTATCGACGCCCCAATCTTCTGACCGGTCCGCTTCGTCCCGGTTCGACCAGTCGAGCGCCGCGTAGAGGAGCCAGCCGACGACTGCGGTGGCGACGAGAATCCCGCAGACGAGTATCGCCGCTTTGACCGGGAACTCGAGGACGGAAACGAGAAGGTAGCCAGTTGCGACGAGCGACGATACGAGTACCAGCAGATAGGTTACCGCGACGACTTCCTCGGTCGTCTCCGAGGGGTTCGGTTCCGTTCGCATCACGCGAACGGCAGACCACGCCGTGAACACCAGCCCACTATAGATTGCCGCGGTGGGGATCAGGGCGAGCGGGGAACTCTCGAGTGCGATCGCGAAAAGGCCGTACGGAGCGATCGCCGCCATCCCGGAGGCGAGGCCGATCAACACGACTTCGACCGCGACGAGGAGCCCCATCGCGAGCGCGAGGAGTACCACCGAGAGTGCCATGCGACTCCAGAGTGCGGCCCGAATGCGGGTTATTCTCACGGCCGGACCACCTCGAGACGTGACCCTTGTCTCCGCCAGCACACGTCGAGTCGACGATCCACTCCCGACAATCGACCGGACATCGTGACACTGGTTTCGGTTCGATTAGTAACACAGTTTGGATTCCCGGAACCCGCCCGGTCAATCCGCGGTCCGTCCCAGTCGCTCGATCGAACCCGCCAGCACGTCGATCCCGTGACCGATGCTCGCCTCGTCGACGTCGAACGTCGCGGTGTGGTGGCCGCCCGGGTGGTCGGTGCCGACACCGACGTAGCAGGCCGTCCCACCGTGTTCCTGTACTTCCTTCATCAGGAACGTCGCGTCCTCGCTACCGCCGAGTTCGTCGCGCTCGAGGACGCGTTCGACGCCCGCGGTGTCGCCCGCCACGTCGGCCACGATCGAGACGAGTTCCCCGTCGCTGGTCGCACTGGGTGCCTCGGCTCCGGTTTCGATCGATACCTCGCAGTCGTGCATCTCGGCGGCGCTCCGGAGGACCTGACGGGTCCGTCGCTTCATGTACTCCATCAGCTCGGTCGTCTCGCCTCGAACCTCAGCCACGATTCTGGCTTCGTCGGGGATCACGTTCGCCGCGCTGCCGCCCTCGACGACGCCCGCATTGACTCGCGTCGCACCGTCGTTGTGGCGGGGGATTCCGTAGAGGTTCTGGACGGCCGTCGCCATCGCCTGAACTGCATTTCGCCCCTGTTCGGGGTGTCCGCCCGCGTGGGCCGATTCGCCCGTGAACTCCGCCTCGAGGTGCGACACCGCCAGAAAGCCGTCGATCCCCGCAACGATCTCGCCGGTCGGGTGGTCGAGACCGATGTGGACCGCGAGCAGGGCGTCGACGTCCCGGATGTGTTCGCTCTCGGCCATCGACTTCCCGCCGCCGACGACCTCCTCGGCGGGCTGGAAGAACACCTTCAGCGTGCCCGAGAAGTCGCTCTCGGCGATTCGCTCGAGCACGCCGATCCCGATCGTCGCGTGGGCGTCGTGGCCGCAGGCGTGCATCGCACCGTCGTGTTCGGACCGAAAGCCCTCGGCGACGGGCTGGTGGGAGGCATCGTCGGATTCCTTTCGTGGCAGGGCGTCGATGTCGACTCGGAGGCCGACCGTGGGTCCCTCGCCGCGCTCGAGGACGGCGAC
This portion of the Natrinema salinisoli genome encodes:
- a CDS encoding DUF4397 domain-containing protein; amino-acid sequence: MAQDHTRRRALAVIGTAGGIALAGCTGGGNGGDGNETNNQSGDGMGDGEMDDGGMDDDETEDETDESMANVRVAHLSPDAPNVDVYVGGDPVLEDVPYRAVSDYLELAPDTYEVMITAAGDADTVVYDDELEIAAGEFTIAALGELADENQPFAPSVFEDDVSDPGDNARVRLVHASPDAPAVDVTVGDGETVLFEGAEFGDAATTEVPGGEYTLEVRPATENNDGDVVGTFDVAPEGGSVYTAFAVGYLEPSSAPADEAFDLEVVTDA
- a CDS encoding amidohydrolase gives rise to the protein MTADDLVSLRRDLHRKPEPAWREFYTTARIVDELESRLGDDLAALHVGPDAIAGDHRMAVPDDTDLTHWYERARNAGVDEDVLERLEGGYTGAVAVLERGEGPTVGLRVDIDALPRKESDDASHQPVAEGFRSEHDGAMHACGHDAHATIGIGVLERIAESDFSGTLKVFFQPAEEVVGGGKSMAESEHIRDVDALLAVHIGLDHPTGEIVAGIDGFLAVSHLEAEFTGESAHAGGHPEQGRNAVQAMATAVQNLYGIPRHNDGATRVNAGVVEGGSAANVIPDEARIVAEVRGETTELMEYMKRRTRQVLRSAAEMHDCEVSIETGAEAPSATSDGELVSIVADVAGDTAGVERVLERDELGGSEDATFLMKEVQEHGGTACYVGVGTDHPGGHHTATFDVDEASIGHGIDVLAGSIERLGRTAD
- a CDS encoding M48 family metallopeptidase, translating into MALSVVLLALAMGLLVAVEVVLIGLASGMAAIAPYGLFAIALESSPLALIPTAAIYSGLVFTAWSAVRVMRTEPNPSETTEEVVAVTYLLVLVSSLVATGYLLVSVLEFPVKAAILVCGILVATAVVGWLLYAALDWSNRDEADRSEDWGVDTDDAIDTAASDDSVGITTEMRRVLESVGNLTARPVYGYLGVALAAIIVLGSLYTAATVLPIEYHLPGLAAVGSVCIVGLHVGSTVRSEFTGEPAVLRHLEQTERVESRAATDERELTTLRATVGRLAAQADVPSPAIRLASSATPRAVTAGYRPATSTIVVSRGLIETLDDPELEAVLAHEVAHIANRDAAVMTFLAVPAASASATVDRHVANPVLAVPAAVAYAVSRWCVALVSSYREYVADDGAVAITGDPAALASALETLDRDLERRPATDLRDHRSAAAFSIVPPPWEEHRFFDRTRRIVARKLFGTHPDTEKRIERLGAAVERS